The following DNA comes from Deltaproteobacteria bacterium.
TAAGCAGGTGTGGATACGACCTTGAGGCGTTCATCCACAACAATTTCATCGACTGGGCAATCTTTGTGCTCTGCGCCCATGCTCTTTAGCGCGGCGGCGGTGTCTGGGTCGTTACCGATGGTTAGCTGAGGTGCTACGTCGCCCAGTACCTTGGCGGCAATGGCGGGTGCGATACAAATAAAACCCATTGGTTTCTCCGCTGCACGCATATCCCGGATGAGTTTCTCTAAGTTGTCGTCAACGCTCATATCGGTACCATTGAAGGCGAAATCCGAAAGGTTTTTAGCGGCACCAAATCCACCAGGAAGAATCAATGCATCGAGGTCATCGGCGCTCACGCTGCCAAGTTCTTTAAGATTGCCTCGAGTGATTCGGGCGGATTCGTCAAAGACGTTACGGCTGCTATTTTCAACAGGTTCGGCTTTTTGGTGATCGACCACATGGGCCTGCGCTTTATTGGGGGCCATTGCGATGACTTCAACGCCAAGGCGGTCAAGTGCGAGTAGGGTGAGCGTGGCTTCTTGGATTTCGGCTCCATCTAAGTAGCCGCAACCTGCTAGCACAACGCCAATTTTTTTACCTTCTGCAGTCATGGGAAGTCCTCCGTGTATTTGGGAGACTACGACCTAGCACATAGTTCAATGTAGGTTCCAGATGCAGCCGGCTTGGTCTTAAAGCGGCTCGATGTCGTGAAGTTCAAGGCCCGGTGCGTTTTCGACAGCATATTGAATGGCCCACGCTGAACTTGCGAGCAGTACGGGGTTACCATTTCGGTCTTCATAAACGGGGTAATCTCGGCGCTCTTGAAGCCAGTCGTGGGCTTCTTGAGGACCTGTGACCCATCTCGCTGCAGCAAATTGCATGGACTGAAAGATTGCCGTGACGCTGTATTCGTTTTTGAGTCGCTCTTGAAGAACTTCAAATTGTAGAACACCAACAGCTCCGAGGACGGGATTGGTGCGTCCGAGGTGAGGCCGGTAGAAGAGCTGAATGACGCCCTCGTGAGAGAGCTGCTCGAGCCCGGTGTCCAACTGCTTTCGCTTGAGTGGATCTTTGAGGATGAGCTCGCCAAAGTGAGCCGGCGCAAAGCGAGGAATCGAACCAAAGCGCAGAGGTTTACCCGCTGCCACGGTATCGCCAATACGCAATTTACCTGGGTCGTAGAGTCCGACAATGTCACCCGGCCAGGCGTTCTCAACAATGGAGCGCTCCTGAGCCATAAAAGTGTGCGGCTTGGAAAGCTTGAGCTTCTCGCCACTTCGTCCAATCACGACATCCATACCGCGCTCAAATTGTCCTGAAACAACTCGGAGAAAAGCGATTCGGTCGCGGTGACGCGGGTTCATGTTGGCTTGAATTTTAAAGATAAAGCCAGTGAAGCGTTCGTCTTCGGGCGGCACAGTCACACCGTCTTCAGTTTGTCGCGCAGCGGGTGAAGCAGCTTGCGTTCCCATAAACTCTAGAAGTGAATCAACGCCGAAGTTGGTCATCGCAGAACCCCAGAACACGGGGCTGACTTCGCCGGCGAGAAAAGCTTCCCGGGTGTAGCCATCGCCAGCACCTTCAACGAGCTCGATTTCTTCTAAAGCGCGTTCCAGTGTGCGCTCGTCAACAAACTCCGATGCTTGGTCAAGGGGGAGTGTGCGACTTTCAAGAACGCCTGTACCG
Coding sequences within:
- the elbB gene encoding isoprenoid biosynthesis glyoxalase ElbB; amino-acid sequence: MTAEGKKIGVVLAGCGYLDGAEIQEATLTLLALDRLGVEVIAMAPNKAQAHVVDHQKAEPVENSSRNVFDESARITRGNLKELGSVSADDLDALILPGGFGAAKNLSDFAFNGTDMSVDDNLEKLIRDMRAAEKPMGFICIAPAIAAKVLGDVAPQLTIGNDPDTAAALKSMGAEHKDCPVDEIVVDERLKVVSTPAYMLGPSIAPVAKGIDKLVAKVISYL
- a CDS encoding peptide chain release factor 3; the protein is MSIEKEAGRRRTFAIISHPDAGKTTLTEKLLLYSGAIHLAGSIKSRKAARHTVSDWMKLEQERGISVTSSVLQFDYKGRACNLLDTPGHADFSEDTYRTLAAVDSSIMLIDHAKGVESRTLKLFEVCRMRNLPIVTFMNKLDRDGLDPLELIDQISSTLNLEVFPMNWPIGMGKNFKGVVDLKTKMVTLYEAEKHGTGVLESRTLPLDQASEFVDERTLERALEEIELVEGAGDGYTREAFLAGEVSPVFWGSAMTNFGVDSLLEFMGTQAASPAARQTEDGVTVPPEDERFTGFIFKIQANMNPRHRDRIAFLRVVSGQFERGMDVVIGRSGEKLKLSKPHTFMAQERSIVENAWPGDIVGLYDPGKLRIGDTVAAGKPLRFGSIPRFAPAHFGELILKDPLKRKQLDTGLEQLSHEGVIQLFYRPHLGRTNPVLGAVGVLQFEVLQERLKNEYSVTAIFQSMQFAAARWVTGPQEAHDWLQERRDYPVYEDRNGNPVLLASSAWAIQYAVENAPGLELHDIEPL